A single region of the Anoplolepis gracilipes chromosome 1, ASM4749672v1, whole genome shotgun sequence genome encodes:
- the Rbcn-3a gene encoding dmX-like protein 2 isoform X7: MNCHQILSGACNAGDRCYAVGSVEGISFTAYAAGCNIVILANNFERVQIIPGAVHNYIRISCLDCSTDTGKIAAAYENQVCIFEPTPLIHSTCSHQLEYRWVQTGSLQTESNITSLSWNLEGTRLLTGGELLQLWHQNIMPFQEEHTGTVTFSIGGEAESPGPGDTLAANDPGGWNCVWKCRTATPVHLMSFSPDGTLFATTGMNDRLVKIWFENKQFFPTKSIDHTSFSQSVGSDNFSFVYVAHPRAVTHLSWRKTSKYMPKGSVSNMLVTSCRDNICRVWTETIPPEIEGLANMSQFEGSDRHGHHGKHRHHNMHKHRFMQRLKHMKTCFHIRRHAKQQHQAGHTAPTLPTLPSTYSVHDFHNNYQTSGHYPGMHFHLAASINAETDIPLVPSLITGDPEREPNFILHWLNNKEMHFTMQAENILQELTRKVVEKEEGLQHQEHTEQVEHDSEDECTPKKGIRLQTIQKPAVGGRSMSQEDHSSDEHHTAHTTSSHHSLAHSVHSHPSLSNTTSINSIATDATSTMNHAPDSLDTKIETLLRDWHHNPDLLFSIHPIDGSFLIWHIEWLDEYHPGSFRQAQISFSTRIPNAFPLGDASTMSHNVSMYSHNTGGPLLNIREVAKSSTKSNEPNEVVTPLPSLIEQDEEQSTLTSKAGQELLKNIESTDDQNQTKAEANAENNKNGHEADLLAHPSPIVSMVSKHSNGTLNLWQLTFADKTKFSQVLSIGHACRASGHRFRVNDITCHPVLPLLVTTSHHNIPEFSGAQSTESNENVSGKHDTSKNKDIMSPTGFCSELILWRVDAVGPLSKSGGVSELARINSPEISAFSNVAWIPTLLPSTTLGNLSNSPSACFVASDGECLRVYQAVIDARTLLAEVSISERRSRMMDSMASLSTDMSSDDGVRHSIHDRIKIVSQQSTARPGCVIQLDAIADATHDWQNTQFLHVFQEQLITGERSDEKQPGVDMSANDLGLMESTLDAMVDLQQSAIFEEPFYIVVLERTQQGTTVHMWRLVIASQPETSGLSGSMMYVPDSHLVQDEDDEGTPGRLSHVEGRRSRRASQTGGRSRRESQADLDSTFLPRRHQNSHVLITTTKVCTQELPLPDGVEVIHAAPAAGHLSSSSIYPACFAPYIIVTACSDSTVRFWKCKVTKRPDDKLDYEWCEWEMIRKDQESTIDITGQPLNISAAYSGRIACAYKYGKSFTRPTKNDPDSRYVNLCVAIYECESTGGSEWILEDTIHLKNIHLPRIPVDQHLDLSYLYDSRFLQKKQRLTQVLQTLSHEDIRSSRNGENGDSTKSNAGLLAVPSFSTLQSLRKSIIENGNTCPLTQKHLVQLDWVSKEDGSHILTVGVGSKIMLFTPVCSDLAQANMKAMKESQSNNRPILRKTSSLAQPQFVDEIRWMKLRKIELTTADGLPPLPMQISWVRDGILVVGMDSEMHVYSQWKPNPRNDCFHSNLQHQESDEFQASRNLRDEDLRTLAHETSQRRLANVSSMPHLSRVSSINLTMLDAKKKRGIQNENLSFDYMPDYGLFEASRIACPVLPQYHPKQLMELLNSGKIRWVKAILAHLVRCIGSSCSLRADDENLVKQRNWSRSRTMSVSYVGTTSPLEPRGSTTQIPEELTLDYAEITSISPLPLWTLLMADKETNLPHQQSEDKHDYNELFDSNLDEGDSLDDMLEEDYECSRQKDRRSSVPERQGISHFGPRQGRLLSRLLTHTHLPGLSSLDQMHLLALADTVSTCNVDFAERFAIDAAKNAIAKENLTGIPDGETVSTDSLDDCGLRFLLAMKHYNYLIRCLPLAQRAQFQKQGIASNNLVWAFHSESEEELLGLIPSYAKGQPKWSVLKELGVGWWIRSNTVLKKCVEKIAKAAFQFNQDPLDAAIYYLAMKKKNLVWGLFRNKRDDRMTTFFANNFAENRWRKAALKNAFALLGKQRFDHAAAFFLLAGALKDAIDVCLNKLNDIQLAMVIARLYENDTSSPNMRRLLYEEILGCDKDGQNQDMSKVHPDPFLRSMALWLLKDYSGSLNTLLLTNVGHMHPQYNDESDKPEGTTANPNVFNFYVYLRTHPLLIRQYIASTAQDKKKGHSVVISGFSYGTETKSQPDKQLMLEDTITPLERQLYFTTAHAHFKAGCPALALEVLSKLPNKVMETNGEDSPSLLNSPSKSRAQDAQIDTGIINWGSEANGVSNNKEAAASLDWNSSSFDWSQSAGRVEDKLELNWDDDDDAGDGEDADSPPMTMKFDKKEPDNAYNLENDNNVAKSAGQLDIMAQQLKFVACLKILMEELSTLATGFEVDGGQLRYQLYVWLEREVDALRQLCSYSTNADGDVNNVTEYEGGMVDDVPPYKPGEQPTLHQILVAEKLDFEAKVQRAVKRKKWLKANETLLRTLLSYCSLHGASGGGLASVRMELVLLLQELQQEKTQQQLLSPLPFPTTLPLLSASVACNKTVVADPVRHLQSLAHDMLQTLVELRNPPMPNRNTHYCEVFIMRDLAVALSACIYQSLCDSDTFVMKHHQPESFPTVTEVETSSGGHLVASNRYHRRYSTDDGVCITTSPAKWPGVTNLRALLAREKDEDTPKLNILLCEAFVATYMSLFIYALSSCDSHILYRLVGQHFDNNTWSSLFGGGVKKLLRVASTTSSQGGNTNSVERTDSVTSEIQSTASGMWNTMTSLTKQRVKLNMKLLGQFTGQQPNMKEDKPTYREQFVSPQMSMISYFLMKPRIETEYAEEIDYDSSDSAVSDLDSTDDEEDVFDTSSKPKNKPKDNTEHSNSNSYSWSVMRLAIVKILQQQLQDFLNIAGIEMQELPVSSPLIHGTLGIVAQWQDSLREELELRGPPSATYIPGCAPDPSPTPGKPAIHKYRSLLEKGNTPFNTRLASAAPTNRLWCYLVRQELVQDIFIRAVFGKRRSLSTILENSQSVVDSVHRGTGEDKGSDSGTTSLPEPVRIIHKEQDSISAFCLNQVNPGLMALATPREVQEMNISLLLELPSWLEDECEFDIINLTKQPDPEPVQPTSFLVIQTAADRPLLAQSPQANSPQPHSGIASQSGRGASVILKHKIDGIRRISSHPLLPLYLTGSQDGSVSLWEWGHQTAVATPRAPGTFAKVTRVRFSQHGNKFGVADSDGHLSLFQVACREGTARPFFTYQCHSKVTSDFVFLGACSLVATAGHGSEGRNVALWDTLLPQNKSLVQGFMCHEQGASALILAPQHQLLISGGKKGDINIFDVRQRQQRHRFQAHESAIKCLALDPHEEFFVSGAGDGDIKIWGLTVHSLLYSFPGEHPRSSFFKNIGQGVTQLHVDSAGRLFSCGADGSMKVRQLPERDCVIQTLY; encoded by the exons ATGAATTGTCATCAGATATTGAGCGGCGCCTGCAATGCAGGCGATCGCTGTTACGCCGTTGGCTCCGTTGAGGGAATCTCCTTCACC GCATATGCAGCTGGTTGCAATATTGTGATCTTGGCCAACAACTTTGAACGAGTTCAAATAATTCCTGGGGCTGTACATAATTACATTAGAATCAGTTGTCTGGACTGTAGTACAGATACAGGAAAAATTGCTGCAGCGTATGAAAATCAAGTGTGCATTTTTGAGCCAACACCACTTATACACAGCACTTGTTCACat caATTAGAATATAGATGGGTTCAAACAGGTAGTCTGCAAACAGAATCGAACATTACCTCTTTATCATGGAATTTAGAAGGAACAAGATTATTGACAGGTGGCGAATTGTTACAATTATGGCATCAAAATATCATGCCATTTCAAGAAGAACACA CTGGCACGGTGACATTTTCAATTGGAGGAGAAGCTGAGAGTCCTGGGCCTGGGGACACATTGGCTGCAAATGATCCAGGTGGATGGAATTGTGTGTGGAAATGCCGTACTGCTACACCAGTTCATCTTATGAGTTTTAGTCCTGATGGTACTTTATTCGCAACAACGGGAATGAATGATAGATTGGTGAAAATATGGTTTGAAAACAAGCAAT TTTTTCCAACAAAAAGCATAGATCATACAAGTTTTTCTCAGTCTGTAGGCAGTGACAATTTTAGTTTCGTTTATGTTGCCCACCCACGCGCTGTAACACATCTTTCTTGGCGCAAGACAAGTAAATATATGCCAAA AGGTTCCGTATCTAATATGTTGGTTACCTCGTGTCGCGATAACATTTGTCGAGTGTGGACAGAAACAATACCACCTGAAATTGAAGGACTAGCTAATATGAGTCAATTTGAAGGCTCTGACAGACATGGTCATCATGGCAAACATCGTCATCATAATATGCACAAACATCGATTTATGCAACGGCTGAAACATATGAA AACATGTTTTCATATTCGGCGACATGCTAAACAGCAGCATCAGGCTGGTCATACTGCGCCTACCTTACCAACGCTTCCATCTACGTATTCTGTACatgattttcataataattatcaaacttCTGGTCATTATCCTGGAATGCATTTCCATTTGGCAGCCAGTATCAACGCAGAAACTG ATATACCGCTAGTACCAAGCTTAATTACCGGAGATCCTGAAAGAGAACcgaattttatcttacattgGTTAAATAACAAAGAAATGCACTTTACCATGCAAGCCGAAAACATATTGCAGGAATTGACTCGTAAAGTAGTCGAAAAAGAGGAAGGCTTACAGCATCAAGAACATACTGAACAAGTAGAACATGATTCTGAAGATGAATGTACACCAA AAAAGGGAATTCGGCTGCAAACAATTCAGAAACCAGCAGTTGGTGGGCGATCAATGAGTCAAGAAGATCATAGTAGTGATGAACACCATACTGCACATACTACTTCGTCTCATCACAGTTTGGCGCACAGTGTGCACTCTCATCCGAGTCTCAg CAATACAACCTCCATTAATTCGATAGCGACAGATGCAACATCCACTATGAATCACGCGCCAGATTCATTAGATACAAAGATAGAAACATTGCTACGCGACTGGCATCATAATCCAGATTTGCTGTTCTCAATTCATCCGATAGACGGGAGCTTTTTGATTTGGCATATCGAATGGTTGGACGAGTATCATCCTGGATCTTTTCGACAAGCGCAGATTTCTTTTTCCACTCGTATTCCGAACGCATTCCCACTTGGCGACGCATCGACAATGAGCCACAATGTATCGATGTATTCTCACAATACCGGTGGGCCGTTATTAAATATCCGCGAAGTTGCAAAATCGTCGACAAAATCAAACGAACCCAACGAAGTCGTGACTCCTTTACCCAGCCTTATAGAACAAGACGAGGAGCAATCCACTTTAACATCGAAAGCTGGTCAAGagctattgaaaaatatagaaagtaCAGACGATCAGAATCAAACGAAAGCCGAGGCTAATGcggagaataataaaaatgggcACGAAGCAGATTTATTGGCTCATCCTAGTCCGATTGTTTCCATGGTGTCAAAGCACTCGAACGGTACTTTGAATTTGTGGCAGTTGACGTTTGcggataaaacaaaattttcacaaGTATTGAGCATAGGACACGCGTGTAGAGCTTCCGGACACCGCTTTCGTGTAAACGACATCACGTGTCATCCCGTCTTACCTTTACTTGTGACAACCTCTCATCATAATATACCCGAATTTTCTGGTGCACAATCAACGGAATCTAATGAAAACGTTAGTGGTAAGCATGACACCTCGAAGAATAAGGATATCATGTCGCCTACCGGCTTTTGCAGCGAACTGATATTATGGCGAGTAGACGCAGTGGGGCCCTTGTCGAAGAGCGGCGGAGTTTCCGAATTGGCGCGTATTAATTCACCTGAGATATCAGCGTTCAGTAATGTAGCTTGGATTCCGACACTACTGCCAAGCACGACGCTGGGTAATCTATCTAATTCTCCTAGTGCTTGTTTTGTAGCTAGCGACGGAGAATGCTTAAGAGTCTATCAGGCTGTCATTGACGCTAGAACATTACTGGCGGAAGTGTCCATCAGCGAGAGAAGGAGCCGAATGATGGATTCCATGGCCAGTCTCTCGACGGATATGTCATCGGATGATGGTGTCAGACATTCGATTCACGATAGAATAAAGATAGTGTCTCAACAATCAACCGCGAGACCGGGATGTGTTATACAACTGGACGCTATCGCCGATGCTACTCACGATTGGCAAAACACGCAGTTTCTTCACGTCTTTCAAGAGCAACTGATCACGGGTGAGAGAAGCGATGAGAAGCAGCCCGGTGTCGATATGTCTGCCAATGATCTGGGACTCATGGAATCCACATTGGATGCTATGGTCGATTTGCAGCAATCGGCGATTTTCGAGGAGCCGTTCTACATAGTAGTTCTGGAACGAACGCAACAGGGTACTACTGTGCATATGTGGCGATTAGTGATAGCGTCGCAACCGGAAACTTCCGGTCTATCGGGTTCGATGATGTACGTGCCAGATTCTCATCTGGTTCAGGACGAAGATGATGAGGGAACGCCTGGTAGATTAAGCCACGTGGAAGGTAGACGATCGCGCAGAGCTAGTCAAACTGGTGGTCGAAGTCGTCGTGAGAGTCAGGCCGACTTGGATTCGACATTCTTGCCTCGTCGTCATCAGAATAGCCACGTTCTCATCACTACTACGAAGGTCTGCACGCAAGAATTACCGTTGCCTGACGGAGTGGAAGTGATTCATGCTGCACCCGCGGCGGGACACTTAAGTAGTTCCTCAATATATCCCGCCTGCTTTGCGCCATACATCATTGTAACAGCGTGCAGCGACAGCACCGTACGTTTTTGGAAGTGTAAGGTGACGAAGAGGCCAGACGACAAACTCGATTACGAGTGGTGTGAGTGGGAGATGATCAGAAAGGATCAGGAATCGACTATCGACATCACTGGTCAACCGTTGAACATAAGCGCGGCCTACAGCGGACGTATCGCCTGTGCCTACAAGTATGGAAAATCATTTACGCGTCCAACGAAGAACGATCCGGATTCGCGTTACGTGAATCTCTGCGTTGCCATATACGAATGCGAGAGCACAGGAGGCAGCGAGTGGATTCTGGAAGATACGATTCATCTGAAGAATATTCATCTGCCGCGAATACCAGTGGATCAGCATTTGGATCTTAGTTATTTATACGACAGTAGATTTTTGCAGAAGAAACAACGGCTCACACAGGTATTGCAGACTCTTAGTCACGAGGATATAAGATCTTCAAGAAATGGGGAAAATGGCGATTCCACAAAGTCGAATGCTGGCCTGTTAGCAGTCCCGTCATTCAGTACGTTGCAATCTTTACGAAAATCAATCATAGAGAACGGCAACACGTGCCCTCTCACACAAAAGCATCTGGTGCAACTCGACTGGGTATCGAAAGAAGATGGCTCGCATATTCTAACTGTCGGTGTCGGTTCTAAGATTATGCTATTCACACCAGTGTGCTCGGATCTGGCGCAGGCTAATATGAAAGCAATGAAAGAATCTCAAAGCAATAACAGGCCGATACTGCGAAAGACCTCGTCTCTGGCACAACCGCAGTTTGTTGACGAAATTCGATGGATGAAATTGCGCAAGATCGAGTTAACGACGGCAGACGGTCTGCCCCCGCTACCTATGCAAATATCTTGGGTACGAGATGGCATTTTGGTTGTCGGCATGGACTCCGAAATGCACGTATATTCACAATGGAAACCAAATCCGAGAAACGACTGCTTCCATTCGAATCTACAGCATCAGGAGTCCGACGAGTTTCAAGCGAGTCGAAATCTACGTGACGAAGATTTACGCACGTTGGCGCACGAGACATCCCAGAGACGATTGGCCAATGTGTCCTCCATGCCGCATCTATCACGCGTCAGCAGCATTAATCTAACAATGTTAGACGCAAAAAAGAAGCGCGGTATACAGAATGAGAACTTGAGCTTTGACTACATGCCGGATTATGGATTGTTCGAGGCGTCGAGGATAGCTTGCCCAGTTTTACCGCAGTATCATCCCAAGCAGTTGATGGAACTGTTGAATTCGGGTAAAATTAGATGGGTAAAGGCTATATTGGCACATCTGGTACGATGTATCGGCAGTTCCTGCTCCCTGCGGGCCGACGACGAGAATCTGGTGAAGCAGCGCAATTGGTCGCGATCGAGAACGATGTCGGTGAGTTATGTGGGCACGACGTCGCCATTGGAACCGAGAGGTTCGACCACGCAGATACCGGAAGAATTGACGCTGGACTACGCGGAGATTACATCCATTTCACCCCTGCCGTTGTGGACTCTGTTAATGGCCGACAAGGAAACCAATTTGCCGCATCAGCAGAGCGAGGACAAGCATGATTACAACGAATTATTCGACAGCAATTTGGACGAGGGAGATTCGTTGGACGATATGCTCGAGGAGGATTACGAGTGTTCGCGGCAGAAGGATCGACGATCCTCGGTGCCAGAAAGGCAAGGGATATCTCACTTTGGTCCTAGACAAGGAAGATTGCTGTCGCGCCTCCTGACTCATACTCATCTTCCGGGATTATCCAGTCTAGATCAGATGCATCTGCTCGCTCTGGCGGATACCGTGTCGACGTGTAATGTCGACTTTGCGGAGAGATTTGCAATTGATGCGGCCAAGAACGCGATCGCTAAGGAAAATCTAACGGGTATCCCGGATGGCGAAACCGTCTCCACTGATTCGCTGGATGATTGTGGTCTCAGATTTCTTTTAGCAATGAAACATTACAATTATCTAATACGTTGCTTGCCGTTGGCACAACGAGCACAATTTCAGAAACAGGGAATTGCATCGAATAACCTGGTGTGGGCATTTCATTCCGAATCCGAAGAGGAGTTACTGGGATTGATTCCGTCTTATGCTAAAGGTCAACCAAAGTGGTCTGTGCTGAAAGAGCTCGGTGTTGGTTGGTGGATCAGGAGTAACACGGTGCTTAAGAAATGCGTGGAGAAAATAGCGAAGGCCGCTTTTCAGTTTAATCAAGATCCTTTAGATGCGGCTATTTATTACTTGGcgatgaagaagaagaatttAGTTTGGGGTCTATTTAGGAACAAACGGGATGACCGAATGACTACCTTTTTCGCGAATAATTTCGCTGAAAATCGATGGAGAAAGGCAGCACTGAAAAACGCTTTTGCTCTACTCGGAAAACAACGATTCGACCACGCGGCCGCGTTCTTTTTGCTGGCTGGTGCACTGAAAGATGCTATTGACGTATGCCTAAACAAACTAAATGATATTCAACTCGCAATGGTGATAGCCAGACTCTACGAGAACGACACGTCATCTCCTAATATGAGGAGATTGCTGTACGAAGAGATTTTAGGCTGCGACAAAGATGGACAAAATCAGGATATGAGTAAAGTGCATCCTGACCCATTCTTGCGTAGCATGGCTCTGTGGCTTTTGAAGGATTATTCCGGCTCTCTTAATACTTTGCTTCTGACCAATGTTGGTCATATGCACCCGCAGTATAATGATGAATCTGATAAACCAGAAGGAACGACAG CGAATCCAAAtgtcttcaatttttatgtttatcttCGTACACATCCATTGTTAATTAGACAGTATATCGCGTCTACTGCacaagataagaaaaaagggCATTCGGTGGTGATCTCAGGATTCAGTTATGGTACAGAAACTAAAAGTCAACCAGACAAACAGCTGATGTTGGAAGATACTATTACACCATTGGAAAGGCAACTGTATTTTACAACAGCACACGCACATTTCAAGGCTGGCTGTCCAGCCCTCGCTCTTGAAGTCTTATCCAAATTACCTAATAAAGTTATGGAAACAAATGGTGAAGACTCTCCAA GCTTATTAAACAGTCCAAGTAAGTCTAGAGCTCAAGATGCTCAAATAGATACTGGTATCATTAATTGGGGAAGTGAAGCCAATGgagtaagtaataataaag aaGCTGCTGCCTCTCTGGATTGGAATTCTTCGTCATTTGATTGGTCCCAAAGTGCCGGACGTGTAGAGGATAAATTAGAATTGAACTgggatgatgatgatgatgcaGGCGATGGTGAGGACGCTGATAGCCCTCCGATGACCATGAAATTTGATAAGAAAGAGCCAGATAATGCATACAACTTAGAGAATGATAACA atgtaGCAAAGTCAGCTGGTCAGTTGGATATCATGGCGCAACAACTGAAATTCGTAGCTTGCCTGAAAATCTTGATGGAGGAATTATCCACATTAGCGACTGGTTTCGAAGTAGACGGCGGTCAACTGCGATATCAACTGTATGTGTGGTTGGAACGAGAAGTAGACGCATTGAGGCAGCTGTGCAGCTACAGTACTAACGCAGACGGAGATGTGAACAACGTGACagagt acGAAGGCGGTATGGTTGATGATGTGCCGCCGTACAAGCCTGGTGAACAACCGACTTTGCATCAAATATTAGTAGCAGAAAAGTTAGACTTTGAGGCTAAAGTACAAAGAGCTGTTAAAAGGAAGAAATGGCTGAAAG CTAATGAAACATTATTAAGAACATTATTATCGTATTGTTCGTTGCACGGTGCATCGGGTGGCGGCTTAGCGTCGGTAAGAATGGAATTGGTACTCTTGCTGCAGGAATTGCAACAAGAAAAGACTCAACAGCAATTGCTCAGTCCCCTTCCTTTCCCCACTACTCTACCTTTATTAAGTGCCAGCGTTGCCTGCAATAAAACTGTCGTAGCTGATCCAGTTCGACATCTGCAG TCTCTCGCACATGACATGCTGCAGACATTGGTAGAGCTTCGAAATCCGCCGATGCCTAACAGGAATACCCATTACTGTGAAGTATTCATCATGAGAGATCTAGCAGTGGCGCTTAGTGCTTGTATCTATCAATCGCTTTGTGATTCGGACACGTTTGTTATGAAGCATCACCAGCCAGAGAG tTTCCCGACGGTCACGGAAGTAGAAACGTCTTCAGGTGGTCACTTGGTAGCTTCAAATAGGTATCATCGACGTTATTCGACGGATGACGGTGTATGCATAACTACTTCGCCTGCCAAGTGGCCGGGAGTGACAAATTTACGCGCATTGCTCGCTCGAGAAAAAGACGAGGATACTccgaaactaaatattttgctCTGCGAAGCTTTCGTGGCAACATACATGAGTCTCTTCATTTATGCTCTGTCGAGTTGTGACAGTCACATTTTGTATAGACTTGTTGGACAGCACTTTGATAATAACACGTGGTCTTCTCTCTTTGGCGGTGGAGTGAAAAAGTTGTTGCGCGTAGCGAGTACCACTAGCAGCCAG GGCGGTAACACGAATAGCGTTGAGCGGACCGATAGTGTGACGAGCGAGATCCAAAGTACCGCCAGTGGAATGTGGAATACTATGACGTCATTGACCAAACAACGCGTTAAGCTGAATATGAAACTGTTGGGACAATTTACAGGTCAACAGCCAAATATGAAGGAGGATAAACCTACGTATAGGGAACAGTTTGTTTCACCGCAAATGAGCATGATTTCCTATTTTCTCATGAAG CCACGCATAGAGACTGAATACGCGGAAGAAATTGATTACGATTCTTCTGATTCCGCGGTGTCCGATTTAGATTCTACAGACGACGAAGAAGATGTATTCGACACGAGTTCAAAGCCAAAGAACAAACCAAAGGATAATACTGAGCATAGTAATTCTAATTCGTATAGTTGGAGTGTGATGAGATTAGCGATAGTTAAAATACTTCAGCAGCAATTACAAGACTTTTTAAACATTGCTGGCATAGAGATGCAAG AATTACCCGTAAGTAGTCCGCTAATCCACGGAACACTGGGCATTGTTGCACAGTGGCAAGACTCATTGCGCGAAGAATTGGAACTTAGGGGCCCACCGTCAGCGACTTATATACCTGGATGTGCGCCGGATCCCTCTCCTACGCCTGGAAAGCCAGCAATTCACAAGTACCGATCGTTATTGGAGAAAGGAAATACTCCCTTTAA TACACGATTGGCATCCGCAGCGCCTACTAATCGTCTATGGTGTTATTTAGTTAGACAAGAATTGGTTCAGGATATTTTCATTCGCGCAGTGTTCGGGAAACGAAGATCCCTGTCGACAATACTTGAAAATAGCCAATCAGTTGTTGATAGCGTACATCGTGGAACTGGAGAAGATAAGGGTAGCGATAGTGGCACTACAAGCTTACCGGAACCAGTCAGGATCATTCATAAGGAGCAAGATAGCATCAGTGCCTTCTGTCTTAATCag GTAAACCCAGGTTTAATGGCCCTTGCTACACCTCGGGAAGTTCAAGAAATGAACATTTCCCTACTCCTAGAACTTCCATCATGGCTGGAAGACGAATGCGAATTCGATATTATCAACTTGACTAAGCAACCTGACCCAGAGCCTGTACAGCCAACCAGTTTCTTAGTTATACAG ACAGCAGCAGATCGTCCTTTACTGGCACAGAGTCCTCAAGCAAATAGTCCTCAACCTCATTCAGGTATAGCCAGTCAGAGTGGACGTGGCGCGAGTGTG ATCCTGAAACACAAAATTGACGGCATTAGAAGAATCTCTTCCCATCCGCTCTTACCGCTAT ATTTGACCGGATCGCAGGATGGCTCTGTGTCTTTATGGGAGTGGGGACATCAGACGGCAGTCGCGACTCCGAGAGCGCCTGGCACTTTCGCCAAAGTGACCCGCGTGCGATTCTCACAGCACGGCAACAAGTTCGGAGTAGCCGATTCCGATGGTCACTTGAGTCTGTTTCAAGTGGCGTGTCGGGAAGGAACGGCTCGACCATTCTTC ACTTATCAGTGTCACAGCAAAGTTACCTCAGACTTTGTCTTCCTCGGTGCGTGCAGTCTCGTGGCGACTGCCGGTCACGGCTCAGAAGGACGAAATGTAGCACTATGGGATACGTTACTTCCACAAAACAAATCTCTCGTACAAG GTTTTATGTGTCACGAGCAGGGAGCCAGCGCGTTAATCCTGGCGCCACAACATCAATTGCTGATTAGCGGCGGCAAGAAAGGcgatatcaatatatttgatGTGCGGCAACGACAACAAAGGCATAGATTCCAGGCGCACGAGTCAGCTATCAAGTGTTTGGCGCTTGATCCGCATGAAGAATTTTTCGTTAGCGGAGCAGGTGATGGTGATATTAAg ATATGGGGTTTGACCGTCCATTCTCTTCTCTACTCGTTTCCTGGTGAACACCCACGGTCtagtttctttaaaaatataggacaG GGCGTTACCCAATTACACGTGGACTCTGCGGGCCGATTGTTTTCATGCGGAGCAGATGGTTCGATGAAAGTTCGTCAACTGCCAGAACGCGATTGTGTAATACAAACGCTTTATTAG